A region from the Paenarthrobacter aurescens genome encodes:
- a CDS encoding DUF6421 family protein, producing MTTITTTLAQRVTADNAEWMSLKAAATALQAYQEQDGSIADSAVHAEAANLVSTVTDAISALAPSFPHDARYLELLVEDFGRWVQGGFGVPDFLDSLQAFQPQEQRIDGLQHLVVFPMYTQNGSTNRLVEAVLIEVIWPEFIGGLEAGEYSNKLFVPIRFVDFTPGYDTNSAVLFPETVAVRETPTFTWGAIFADREAARFRRVLKAAAATTSLELPEDAAQLIEDQELTQRTFVMWDLIHDRTHMRGDLPFDPFMIKQRMPFFLYSLEELRCDLTAFRESVRIEKDEDADPDARKHAKLVQYAVIFDRIFRFAITGSRVRNYDGLGGQLLFAWMHQHHVLHWTDSKLSIDWDEAASVVVELGARIEELYWRSIDRPKAAHWLAAYELISSTVTPHPASVWAKGPQALPLDGLPRGLTDQVLDDEFPLSMFYEALEKKMRPVIESTTGITGATAA from the coding sequence ATGACCACCATCACCACAACACTCGCCCAGCGTGTCACTGCCGACAACGCTGAGTGGATGTCCCTTAAAGCTGCAGCCACCGCCCTTCAGGCTTACCAGGAACAGGACGGCTCCATTGCCGATTCCGCAGTTCACGCCGAAGCAGCAAACCTCGTTTCCACGGTGACTGACGCAATCTCCGCTCTTGCACCAAGCTTCCCCCATGATGCCCGCTACCTGGAGCTCCTGGTTGAAGACTTCGGCCGCTGGGTCCAAGGTGGATTCGGGGTGCCTGACTTCCTGGACTCACTTCAGGCGTTCCAGCCCCAGGAACAGCGCATTGACGGGCTGCAGCACTTGGTGGTTTTCCCCATGTACACGCAGAACGGCAGCACCAACAGGCTGGTCGAAGCAGTACTGATCGAGGTTATCTGGCCCGAGTTCATTGGCGGCCTGGAGGCCGGCGAATACTCCAACAAGCTTTTTGTACCCATCCGCTTTGTGGACTTCACTCCCGGGTATGACACCAACTCGGCCGTGCTCTTCCCTGAGACGGTTGCAGTCCGCGAGACTCCCACATTCACCTGGGGCGCCATTTTTGCCGACCGTGAAGCCGCCCGTTTCCGCCGCGTGCTCAAAGCTGCAGCAGCAACCACATCCTTGGAGCTTCCCGAGGACGCAGCCCAGCTGATCGAGGACCAGGAACTGACCCAGCGCACTTTTGTCATGTGGGACCTCATCCATGACCGTACCCACATGCGCGGGGACCTTCCCTTCGATCCGTTCATGATCAAGCAGCGCATGCCGTTTTTCCTCTACTCACTCGAGGAGCTGCGCTGCGACCTGACGGCGTTCCGCGAATCGGTGCGCATTGAAAAGGATGAAGACGCCGATCCCGATGCCCGCAAGCATGCAAAGCTGGTTCAGTATGCCGTGATCTTTGACCGCATTTTCCGGTTTGCCATCACCGGCAGCCGCGTACGCAACTACGACGGTCTGGGCGGCCAGCTGCTGTTCGCGTGGATGCACCAGCACCACGTCCTGCACTGGACGGACAGCAAGCTCTCCATCGATTGGGACGAGGCTGCCTCTGTTGTGGTGGAACTCGGTGCCAGGATCGAAGAGCTTTACTGGCGCTCGATCGACCGCCCCAAGGCTGCCCACTGGCTGGCCGCCTACGAACTCATCTCCAGCACGGTGACTCCGCACCCGGCATCTGTATGGGCCAAGGGTCCCCAGGCGCTACCCTTGGACGGTCTGCCCCGCGGCCTCACGGACCAGGTGCTGGACGACGAATTCCCGCTGTCGATGTTCTACGAAGCATTGGAGAAGAAGATGCGTCCCGTCATTGAGTCCACCACCGGCATCACGGGCGCGACTGCGGCCTGA
- the zapE gene encoding cell division protein ZapE: protein MVKIEQLAARTPAVSVEELLKGFYPSPRFGEVSFDSYRPDPSQPSQANAVKLLSGFADAVGSEDGGGLFKKLFAKKAPATRAGIYLDGGFGVGKTHLLASLWHRSPGPKAFGTFVEYTNLVGALSFRKTVEALSSYKLVCIDEFELDDPGDTVLMSRLMRELADAGVKLAATSNTLPGSLGEGRFAAVDFQREIQVLADQFDVVRIDGEDFRHRGLPAAPAPLKTEELKHRMRAEFDGKTVAVDDFRTLVNHLAAVHPSRYRQLISGVEAVVWSDVETITEQAVALRFVVLADRLYDKDVPILASGVPFDQLFTEEMMTGGYMKKYFRAVSRLTALAREAQNHEPA, encoded by the coding sequence GTGGTAAAGATCGAACAACTGGCTGCCCGCACACCGGCAGTCTCTGTGGAAGAACTGCTCAAGGGCTTCTACCCGTCTCCGCGGTTCGGAGAGGTGTCCTTCGATAGTTACCGGCCGGACCCCTCCCAGCCGAGCCAGGCAAACGCAGTGAAACTGCTCTCCGGATTCGCCGATGCTGTTGGATCCGAGGACGGTGGCGGACTTTTCAAGAAGTTGTTCGCCAAGAAGGCCCCGGCAACAAGGGCGGGTATCTACCTTGACGGTGGTTTCGGTGTGGGTAAGACACACCTTTTGGCTTCTCTCTGGCACAGGTCACCGGGTCCCAAGGCTTTTGGTACGTTCGTGGAATACACCAACCTGGTGGGGGCGCTGTCCTTCCGCAAGACAGTGGAGGCTTTGAGCAGCTACAAGCTGGTGTGCATCGATGAATTCGAACTCGATGATCCAGGCGATACCGTGCTCATGTCCAGGCTCATGCGTGAACTGGCCGACGCCGGCGTGAAGCTGGCAGCGACCTCCAACACCCTGCCTGGCTCGCTGGGCGAAGGGCGCTTCGCGGCAGTGGACTTCCAGCGTGAAATACAGGTCCTGGCGGACCAGTTCGATGTTGTCAGGATCGACGGCGAAGACTTCCGCCACCGCGGTTTGCCCGCAGCTCCGGCACCCTTGAAGACCGAAGAGCTCAAGCACAGGATGCGTGCTGAATTCGACGGAAAAACAGTGGCTGTTGATGACTTCCGCACGCTCGTCAACCACCTCGCGGCAGTCCACCCCAGCCGCTACCGGCAGCTCATCTCGGGCGTGGAAGCCGTGGTGTGGAGCGACGTCGAAACCATTACGGAACAGGCCGTAGCGCTGCGTTTTGTGGTTCTTGCGGACAGGCTCTATGACAAAGACGTGCCGATCCTTGCCAGCGGCGTGCCTTTCGATCAACTCTTCACCGAAGAGATGATGACCGGTGGCTACATGAAGAAGTACTTCCGCGCTGTGTCCAGGCTGACCGCCTTGGCGCGTGAAGCACAAAACCACGAGCCAGCCTGA
- the ybaK gene encoding Cys-tRNA(Pro) deacylase produces the protein MAKKMASQGTPATAALAAAGVPFVLHPYAHDPGTASYGMEAAEVLGIEPERVFKTLMVEVEGRLAVAIVPVSGNLDLKSAAAALGSKKAAMADPKAAERRTGYVLGGISPLGQRQTSPTVLDESALGFSSILVSGGRRGLDIELAPADLIRLTKAITAPIGTT, from the coding sequence ATGGCCAAAAAGATGGCTTCACAGGGAACGCCGGCAACTGCAGCCCTTGCAGCAGCCGGCGTTCCCTTCGTGCTGCACCCCTACGCCCATGACCCAGGCACCGCCAGTTATGGAATGGAAGCCGCCGAAGTCCTTGGCATTGAGCCGGAACGGGTTTTCAAAACCCTCATGGTGGAGGTCGAAGGCCGCTTGGCAGTGGCAATTGTTCCGGTGTCCGGGAATCTGGACCTGAAATCGGCTGCTGCAGCCCTCGGTTCCAAGAAGGCCGCCATGGCCGACCCCAAGGCCGCGGAGCGGCGCACAGGATACGTCCTGGGCGGCATATCCCCCTTGGGACAGCGGCAGACCTCCCCCACTGTGCTGGACGAGTCTGCCCTGGGTTTCAGTTCCATCCTTGTCTCAGGCGGCCGCCGTGGCCTGGATATTGAGCTGGCCCCGGCCGACCTCATCCGGCTCACGAAGGCCATCACCGCTCCCATCGGCACAACATAG
- a CDS encoding low specificity L-threonine aldolase: MHSATDTPGPVQLHDPQLHDPAVRGFASDNYSGVHPEILAALASANGGHQVSYGEDVYTARLQEVLEQQFGPGIETFPVFNGTGANVLALQSLLPRWGAVICASTAHINMDENGAPERVGGIKLLQVPTTDGKLTPELIDREAWGWGDEHRAQPLVVSITQTTELGTCYTPDEVRAIATHAHSKGMKLHMDGARLANAAAHLDVPLRAFTRDAGVDILSFGGTKNGLLFGEVVVALNPGAADGLKFLRKMNMQLASKMRFISAQFIALLEDGLWLRSAAHANAMATRLRTAVEGINGVEPTQATQSNGVFAILPEGVADKLRESFAFYDWDAARREVRWMCSFDTTEEDIDAFVTAIKRELA, from the coding sequence ATCCACAGCGCCACGGACACCCCGGGCCCGGTTCAACTGCATGATCCTCAACTGCATGACCCTGCGGTTCGCGGATTCGCATCGGACAACTACTCCGGCGTGCACCCGGAGATCCTCGCAGCACTGGCATCTGCCAATGGCGGGCACCAGGTCTCCTACGGAGAAGACGTGTACACGGCCAGGCTGCAAGAGGTGCTGGAGCAGCAGTTCGGCCCGGGCATCGAGACGTTCCCGGTATTCAACGGCACGGGCGCCAACGTCCTGGCCCTCCAATCCCTCCTCCCCCGCTGGGGAGCGGTGATCTGCGCTTCCACAGCACACATCAACATGGATGAGAACGGCGCACCGGAACGTGTGGGCGGAATCAAGCTCCTCCAGGTCCCCACCACCGATGGCAAGCTCACTCCTGAGTTGATTGACCGCGAAGCCTGGGGCTGGGGCGATGAGCACCGCGCCCAGCCCCTGGTTGTTTCCATCACCCAGACCACCGAACTCGGCACCTGCTACACGCCCGATGAAGTCCGCGCCATTGCCACCCACGCCCACTCCAAGGGAATGAAGCTTCACATGGACGGCGCCCGGCTCGCCAATGCCGCCGCCCACCTGGACGTCCCCCTCCGCGCCTTCACCCGCGATGCCGGGGTGGACATCCTGTCCTTCGGCGGTACCAAGAACGGGCTTCTTTTCGGCGAAGTGGTGGTGGCACTGAACCCCGGGGCTGCTGACGGCCTGAAATTCCTGCGCAAGATGAACATGCAGCTTGCCTCGAAGATGCGTTTCATCTCCGCCCAGTTCATCGCCCTGCTGGAGGATGGACTGTGGCTGCGTTCGGCAGCCCACGCCAACGCCATGGCCACCCGCTTGCGCACAGCCGTTGAGGGAATCAACGGCGTGGAACCAACCCAGGCAACACAGTCCAACGGCGTGTTCGCCATCCTTCCCGAAGGCGTGGCGGACAAGCTCCGGGAATCCTTCGCTTTCTACGACTGGGACGCTGCCCGCCGTGAAGTGCGCTGGATGTGTTCGTTCGACACCACGGAGGAAGACATCGACGCCTTCGTAACGGCAATCAAGCGCGAGCTGGCCTAA
- a CDS encoding SufE family protein encodes MSTNTLPTALAEIVDDFQALTEPDRLQLLLEFSRGLPELPERLKDHPELLEQVVECQSPLFLTIESEKKPDGGARAYRLFFKAPPEAPTTRGFAGVLHEGLDGLTAAEILAVPDDMPELLGLTRAITPLRMRGMTAMLGRIKRKVAAASRLEN; translated from the coding sequence ATGAGTACCAACACCTTGCCCACCGCCCTGGCGGAAATAGTAGATGACTTCCAGGCACTGACGGAGCCTGACCGTCTGCAACTCCTTCTCGAATTCTCGAGGGGGCTGCCGGAGCTTCCGGAGCGCCTGAAGGACCACCCGGAGCTGCTGGAGCAGGTTGTGGAGTGCCAGTCACCGTTGTTTCTCACCATTGAGTCAGAGAAAAAACCCGACGGCGGCGCCCGCGCCTACCGGCTCTTCTTCAAGGCACCCCCGGAAGCGCCCACGACCAGGGGCTTTGCAGGGGTCCTGCATGAGGGCCTGGATGGCTTGACGGCTGCGGAAATCCTTGCGGTTCCAGACGATATGCCTGAGTTGCTGGGTCTGACACGGGCCATCACTCCCCTGCGCATGCGGGGAATGACGGCCATGCTGGGCCGGATCAAGCGAAAAGTCGCAGCCGCAAGCAGGCTCGAGAACTGA
- a CDS encoding HRDC domain-containing protein gives MTPEYPENTTAGDPVADPTTHIKVDGFDSHVPEIIDLDTPREGVPLVIDTPSGLERCAAAIAAGTGPAGVDAERASGFRYGQRAFLVQIRREGAGTWLIDPEPFENLDIINDALRGVEWILHAASQDLPCLSELGMWPDKLFDTELAARLAGLPRVGLAAVIEQLLGFGLAKEHSAADWSTRPLPEPWLRYAALDVEVLAELREELIELLEADGKLDYAEQEFAGILAAGLSAPRVDPWRKTSGLHQIRDRRQLAAVRELWLERDQLARKRDVAPGRLIPDSALVAAAKAMPTTVPQLLATKGFHGRSAQREAPRWLRCISNARTLTDLPPLHLPTNAPPPPRVWVDRDPEAAARLATARPALQAAADELKLPVENLLTPDYLRRVAWRPPADVSLESIAAELRSLGAREWQISFAAPILTEACLNPAPLPAKESKAKEAKQPQDAQASGNAG, from the coding sequence ATGACCCCTGAATATCCGGAAAACACCACGGCCGGCGACCCGGTTGCTGATCCCACCACCCACATCAAGGTAGACGGCTTCGACAGCCACGTCCCTGAAATCATCGACCTCGATACTCCCCGCGAAGGCGTACCGCTGGTGATCGATACCCCGTCAGGGCTGGAGCGGTGCGCAGCCGCCATCGCCGCCGGAACAGGGCCGGCCGGAGTGGATGCTGAACGTGCCTCCGGTTTCCGTTACGGGCAGCGGGCTTTCCTGGTTCAGATCCGGCGCGAGGGGGCCGGAACCTGGCTGATCGATCCCGAGCCCTTCGAGAACCTGGACATCATCAATGACGCCCTCCGCGGCGTCGAGTGGATCCTGCACGCAGCCTCGCAGGACCTTCCGTGCCTTTCCGAGCTGGGCATGTGGCCTGACAAACTCTTCGACACCGAGCTTGCCGCCCGCCTCGCCGGGCTCCCGCGGGTAGGCCTTGCTGCGGTCATTGAACAGCTTCTCGGCTTTGGCCTGGCCAAGGAACACTCTGCGGCAGACTGGTCCACACGCCCCCTGCCCGAGCCCTGGCTCCGTTATGCAGCCCTGGACGTTGAAGTCCTTGCGGAGCTCCGGGAAGAACTCATTGAATTACTCGAAGCCGACGGCAAACTCGACTACGCCGAGCAAGAGTTTGCAGGCATCCTTGCGGCCGGACTTTCGGCCCCCCGCGTAGACCCGTGGCGGAAGACCTCCGGACTCCACCAGATACGCGACCGCCGTCAGCTTGCAGCGGTGCGTGAACTGTGGCTCGAGCGCGACCAACTTGCCCGCAAACGCGACGTCGCCCCCGGTCGTCTGATCCCGGACTCAGCCCTGGTGGCCGCAGCCAAGGCCATGCCAACCACGGTCCCTCAGCTGCTGGCTACAAAAGGATTCCACGGACGCTCCGCTCAAAGGGAAGCCCCGCGTTGGCTCCGCTGCATTAGCAACGCCCGGACGCTGACGGATCTGCCGCCCCTCCACCTGCCCACCAACGCTCCACCGCCGCCAAGGGTATGGGTGGACCGGGATCCCGAAGCCGCAGCGCGCCTTGCCACCGCACGGCCGGCCCTCCAGGCAGCAGCCGATGAGCTGAAGCTGCCCGTGGAGAACCTGCTGACGCCGGATTATTTACGTCGGGTTGCCTGGCGTCCCCCTGCGGACGTTTCCCTGGAATCCATCGCTGCGGAGCTTCGCTCACTGGGGGCGCGGGAGTGGCAAATCTCCTTCGCCGCCCCGATACTCACCGAAGCCTGCTTGAACCCTGCCCCGCTCCCGGCGAAAGAGTCCAAGGCTAAGGAAGCAAAACAACCCCAGGACGCGCAAGCTTCCGGCAATGCCGGTTGA
- a CDS encoding DUF3000 domain-containing protein has translation MVNALAQVPSEFLFALGSLRKAQCRSELRLEEIPAPARLAPYAVALGAEVFSPTAATRQVPVHGPAAKAFAATQGGSTSSEEDDELATGRFILLYDPDGSAVWEGEFRIVTYIRAQMDAEMGNDSMLGSVAWTWLVDALENHAAPYRAAGGTATRILSESFGTLAERPDTIDIELRASWTPASQDVQAHLEAWSDMVCTFAGLPPLPPGVTGLPNRRLN, from the coding sequence ATGGTGAACGCCCTCGCACAGGTTCCCTCGGAGTTTCTCTTCGCCTTGGGTTCCCTACGAAAAGCACAATGCCGCAGTGAGCTGCGGCTTGAGGAGATCCCCGCTCCTGCCCGCCTGGCCCCTTACGCCGTCGCTTTGGGGGCCGAGGTATTCAGCCCCACGGCGGCAACCCGCCAGGTCCCCGTCCATGGACCTGCGGCCAAGGCCTTCGCCGCCACCCAGGGCGGCAGTACTTCAAGCGAAGAAGATGACGAACTCGCCACCGGCCGCTTCATCCTCCTTTATGACCCCGACGGTTCGGCCGTCTGGGAAGGGGAGTTCCGGATAGTTACCTACATCCGGGCTCAGATGGATGCAGAGATGGGGAACGACTCCATGCTCGGCTCCGTAGCATGGACCTGGCTGGTTGACGCTTTGGAAAACCACGCCGCACCTTACCGCGCTGCCGGTGGCACAGCAACAAGAATCCTTTCCGAGAGCTTTGGCACCCTGGCTGAACGGCCCGACACCATAGACATTGAACTCCGAGCATCCTGGACGCCGGCCAGCCAGGATGTCCAAGCCCACCTCGAAGCCTGGTCGGACATGGTCTGCACCTTCGCGGGCCTCCCACCGCTGCCGCCGGGAGTCACAGGGCTGCCCAACAGGAGACTCAATTGA
- a CDS encoding sulfurtransferase, whose protein sequence is MSYPVEQNEKFAAYANPERLVSTEWLAAALADGAIADGKIVVVESDEDVLLYETGHIPGAVKIDWHTDLNDEITRDYVDGAAFAALAASKGISRDSTVVIYGDKSNWWAAYALWVFTLFGHEDVRLLDGGRDKWIAEGRELTTDVPQPAAGEYPEVERNDAPIRAFKEDVLAHLGSPLIDVRSPEEYTGQRTHMPAYPEEGALRGGHIPTAASVPWARAAAEDGTYRSREELEALYLGEAGLEPGDDVVAYCRIGERSSHTWFALKYLLGFETVRNYDGSWTEWGNAVRVPIVKGAERGSVPASLVRS, encoded by the coding sequence ATGTCCTACCCAGTTGAACAGAACGAAAAGTTTGCAGCCTACGCAAACCCTGAACGCCTTGTGTCCACTGAGTGGCTCGCGGCAGCCCTCGCCGACGGCGCCATTGCCGACGGCAAGATCGTGGTTGTCGAGTCCGATGAAGACGTCCTTCTCTACGAAACCGGCCACATCCCCGGCGCCGTCAAGATCGACTGGCACACCGATCTGAATGACGAGATCACCCGTGACTACGTCGATGGTGCCGCTTTTGCAGCCCTTGCCGCCTCCAAGGGAATCTCCCGGGACAGCACCGTGGTCATCTACGGAGACAAGTCCAACTGGTGGGCCGCGTACGCCCTGTGGGTCTTTACTCTGTTCGGCCACGAGGACGTCCGCCTTCTTGACGGCGGCCGCGACAAGTGGATTGCCGAAGGCCGTGAACTCACCACCGACGTCCCCCAACCCGCCGCAGGTGAATATCCTGAGGTTGAGCGCAACGATGCCCCCATCCGTGCGTTCAAGGAAGACGTCCTGGCGCATCTGGGCAGCCCCCTCATCGATGTCCGCTCCCCCGAGGAATACACGGGACAGCGCACCCACATGCCGGCCTACCCGGAAGAAGGCGCGCTGCGCGGCGGTCACATTCCCACGGCCGCTTCTGTCCCCTGGGCACGCGCTGCCGCTGAAGACGGCACCTACCGCAGCCGCGAAGAGCTCGAAGCACTCTATTTGGGTGAAGCCGGCCTGGAGCCGGGCGACGACGTCGTGGCGTACTGCCGGATCGGCGAGCGTTCCAGCCACACCTGGTTCGCGCTGAAGTACCTGTTGGGCTTTGAGACCGTCCGTAACTATGACGGCTCCTGGACTGAGTGGGGCAACGCTGTTCGCGTTCCCATCGTCAAGGGCGCCGAGCGCGGTTCGGTTCCGGCTTCCCTCGTCCGCAGCTAG
- a CDS encoding S9 family peptidase gives MASTTPPASDAANNKLSLRTKWAIAGFLAGGTLAGLVGAGSSALAVYFARRVITPAARHEDQEVLAVIRGDKGPQIILAATPDSTIDGVFSLFFSGGKGHARIGRIVSYSPAEQTVLREVEEVYSGNLSEARRAWWSGATYPDPAAIGLAAEDVDIEVAGGKAPAWLIRAEASAASPVCAIMVHGRGATRLEGLRAVRTARELGMDSLLISYRNDGLAPSATDGRYGLGSTEWRDVEAAIEYAVDHGAQEIVLFGWSMGGAISLQTADLSKHRHLIRALVLDAPVINWVNVMAHHAEMNKIPYNVGRYGQMMLSHPLGRRLTGLSAPVDLKAMDWEARAIELRTPTLLIHSVDDDYVPFGPSASLAEKNPEMVTFEPFDGARHTKEWNVDPERWERVVRAWLQKQLAPRNNPGQTGNPTVGPGLA, from the coding sequence ATGGCATCGACAACCCCGCCAGCGAGCGACGCTGCAAACAACAAACTCTCCCTCCGCACCAAATGGGCAATCGCCGGCTTCCTGGCAGGCGGCACCCTGGCAGGTTTGGTGGGGGCCGGATCCTCGGCGCTCGCCGTATATTTTGCCCGCCGCGTCATCACTCCTGCCGCCCGGCATGAGGATCAGGAAGTCCTTGCGGTGATCCGCGGTGACAAAGGGCCGCAGATCATTCTGGCGGCCACGCCGGACAGCACCATTGACGGTGTGTTCAGCCTGTTCTTCTCCGGTGGCAAAGGACACGCCAGGATCGGCCGGATTGTGTCCTATTCCCCGGCCGAACAGACGGTGCTGCGCGAAGTCGAAGAGGTTTACAGCGGTAACCTCTCAGAGGCCCGCCGCGCATGGTGGAGCGGGGCAACGTACCCGGACCCGGCCGCGATCGGACTGGCCGCCGAGGATGTGGACATAGAGGTGGCCGGTGGCAAGGCGCCTGCTTGGCTGATCCGCGCCGAGGCTTCCGCGGCATCGCCGGTCTGCGCCATCATGGTCCATGGCCGCGGCGCCACGCGCTTGGAAGGGCTGCGGGCGGTTCGCACAGCACGCGAGCTGGGGATGGACAGCCTGCTGATCTCCTACCGAAATGACGGGTTGGCCCCCTCCGCGACGGATGGGCGGTATGGCTTAGGCTCCACCGAATGGCGTGATGTTGAGGCTGCGATCGAATACGCCGTAGATCACGGAGCCCAGGAAATTGTTCTGTTCGGCTGGTCCATGGGCGGGGCGATCAGCCTCCAAACAGCGGACCTGTCCAAGCACCGCCACCTGATCCGGGCGCTGGTCCTGGATGCCCCGGTGATCAATTGGGTCAACGTGATGGCCCATCATGCTGAAATGAACAAGATTCCCTACAACGTGGGCCGCTACGGGCAGATGATGCTGAGCCATCCGCTGGGGCGCAGGCTGACGGGGCTGTCCGCGCCGGTGGACCTCAAAGCCATGGACTGGGAAGCCCGCGCCATTGAACTGCGGACACCCACGTTGCTGATCCACAGCGTAGATGATGATTACGTGCCCTTTGGCCCCTCAGCCAGCCTCGCGGAAAAGAACCCGGAAATGGTGACCTTTGAACCGTTCGACGGCGCCCGGCACACCAAGGAATGGAATGTGGACCCGGAACGGTGGGAGCGCGTGGTCCGGGCCTGGCTGCAGAAACAGCTGGCTCCACGGAACAACCCCGGACAGACCGGCAACCCCACCGTTGGGCCGGGCCTCGCGTAG
- the msrB gene encoding peptide-methionine (R)-S-oxide reductase MsrB, with protein sequence MNTPENTSKTTSAAGGTAVPVEKSDAQWREELTPEEYRVLRQAGTERPYTGEYWDTHTEGVYQCRACGSQLFTSREKFDSHCGWPSFWAPLAEGTVRYLHDRTMGMDRVEVRCANCDSHLGHVFEGEGYGTPTDQRFCINSVSLRLVNPEEN encoded by the coding sequence ATGAACACTCCTGAGAACACCAGCAAGACTACTTCTGCGGCCGGGGGGACTGCTGTTCCCGTGGAAAAGAGCGATGCCCAGTGGCGCGAGGAGTTGACCCCTGAGGAGTACAGGGTGCTTCGGCAGGCAGGTACTGAGCGGCCTTATACGGGTGAGTATTGGGATACCCACACAGAAGGGGTCTACCAGTGCCGCGCCTGTGGAAGCCAGTTGTTTACCAGCAGGGAGAAGTTTGATTCCCATTGTGGGTGGCCGTCGTTCTGGGCTCCTCTTGCCGAAGGAACGGTCCGGTATCTTCATGACCGCACCATGGGCATGGATCGTGTGGAAGTACGGTGCGCCAACTGCGATTCCCATTTGGGCCACGTTTTTGAGGGTGAGGGGTATGGAACGCCCACTGACCAGCGGTTCTGCATCAACTCCGTTTCACTGCGTTTGGTGAATCCCGAAGAAAACTAG
- a CDS encoding SDR family NAD(P)-dependent oxidoreductase, translated as MTTLNILVTGGSSASGIAVARALGAAGHKVLTVGSDEARIKAAAAEAGHEATPLVCNLAGLQSVKDLAGTVRGLGIENIDGVIHLVGGWRGAKGIEDQTDEDWEAMERSAVTTLRNVSRVFYHQLESSPHGRLAMVSSTAATAPTAAAASYAAAKAAAEAWTLAVADGFSRAQSANKDAPAEQHSAAVILVVKALVDATMRKAQPERRFPGFTDVEELATAVVGLFEQPAAALNGQRILLAP; from the coding sequence ATGACCACACTGAATATCCTTGTGACCGGCGGAAGCAGCGCGTCGGGCATCGCCGTGGCGCGGGCGTTGGGGGCCGCCGGTCACAAGGTGCTTACGGTGGGCTCGGACGAGGCCCGGATCAAAGCCGCTGCTGCCGAAGCCGGCCACGAAGCAACTCCCCTGGTCTGCAACCTCGCGGGCCTGCAGTCCGTCAAGGACCTGGCGGGAACTGTCCGCGGGCTTGGCATTGAGAACATCGACGGCGTCATCCACTTGGTGGGCGGTTGGCGGGGTGCCAAAGGCATCGAAGACCAGACGGACGAGGATTGGGAGGCCATGGAGCGCAGCGCTGTGACCACGCTCAGGAATGTCTCCCGGGTGTTCTACCACCAACTCGAATCTTCCCCGCACGGCCGGCTGGCCATGGTCTCTTCAACAGCCGCAACTGCGCCGACGGCTGCGGCGGCCAGTTACGCAGCAGCCAAGGCAGCCGCGGAAGCCTGGACACTTGCGGTGGCCGATGGTTTCAGCCGAGCCCAATCTGCCAACAAAGATGCTCCTGCCGAGCAGCACAGCGCTGCGGTGATTCTTGTGGTGAAAGCCCTCGTCGACGCCACCATGCGCAAAGCACAGCCCGAGCGGCGATTCCCCGGGTTCACTGATGTCGAAGAGCTGGCTACCGCCGTCGTCGGACTCTTTGAACAACCTGCGGCCGCCCTCAACGGCCAGCGCATCCTGCTGGCACCCTGA